In Cucurbita pepo subsp. pepo cultivar mu-cu-16 chromosome LG04, ASM280686v2, whole genome shotgun sequence, the following are encoded in one genomic region:
- the LOC111792230 gene encoding aquaporin NIP2-1-like produces the protein MSSSQDPQLVQQQSVVDVEEFVSVENPDSKRSQFGSLFKNHYPPGFSRKLVAEVIATYLLVFVTCGAAALNGSDAQRVSQLGASVAGGLIVTVMIYAVGHISGAHMNPAVTTAFAATRHFPWKQVPLYAAAQLSGATCAAFTLRLLLHPIKHLGTTTPSGSDLQALVMEIVVTFSMMFVTCAVATDTKAVGELAGLAVGSAVCITSILAGPVSGGSMNPVRTLGPAMASDNYKGLWVYFVGPVTGTLLGAWSYKFIRASDKPVHLISPHSFSLKLRRMSRSDVGEGER, from the exons ATGAGTTCTTCTCAGGATCCTCAGCTTGTTCAACAACAATCCGTTGTCGATGTTGAAGAATTCGTCTCCGTTGAAAACCCCGATTCCAAACGCTCCCAATTCGGATCGTTGTTCAAAAACCATTACCCTCCTGGCTTTTCCCGGAAG cTTGTGGCGGAGGTGATAGCGACGTATTTACTAGTGTTTGTAACGTGTGGGGCGGCGGCATTGAACGGGAGCGATGCACAAAGAGTGTCGCAGCTTGGTGCCTCGGTCGCCGGTGGCCTTATTGTGACGGTGATGATTTACGCCGTCGGACACATTTCCGGCGCCCATATGAACCCGGCTGTCACCACGGCTTTTGCTGCAACACGACACTTTCCATGGAAACAG GTTCCATTGTATGCAGCAGCTCAATTGAGTGGGGCAACCTGTGCAGCCTTTACACTGCGCCTATTATTACATCCCATCAAACACTTGGGCACTACCACGCCATCAGGATCAGATTTACAAGCACTCGTCATGGAGATTGTTGTTACCTTCTCAATGATGTTTGTCACATGTGCTGTTGCAACCGATACCAAAGCC GTGGGAGAGCTGGCAGGTTTGGCAGTTGGTTCTGCCGTATGTATCACATCCATCTTGGCTGG ACCCGTATCAGGTGGGTCGATGAACCCTGTGAGGACATTAGGACCTGCAATGGCAAGTGATAATTATAAAGGACTTTGGGTGTACTTTGTTGGGCCGGTTACAGGAACCCTATTAGGGGCATGGTCATATAAGTTCATACGTGCCAGTGATAAACCTGTGCACTTAATTTCTCCTCACTCATTTTCACTCAAACTTCGGAGAATGTCAAGATCTGACGTTGGTGAAGGTGAAAGATGA